One window from the genome of Glycine soja cultivar W05 chromosome 12, ASM419377v2, whole genome shotgun sequence encodes:
- the LOC114379368 gene encoding uncharacterized protein LOC114379368 isoform X2, translating into MQVCHVIIYIQEGSHFGTGILRNFRVLQAAKHAMAPFVRYQTMGPLPSRSHPSPSSQPVSSVNNSSPGRGGGNLGRNMSAISLMSGLGSYASLFPGQCIPVTLFVFIDDFSSLSNSSANGEESLDGSSLNQSSSLSSAAKENLPAKGSGSVVVLARPASRSEGGFRKKLQLSLEAQIRFLVKKCRTLSGSEITHSGVRTGGTSTSAPLFSLDASRTVVLLDRSSNQRGVSLEFASGLIDDVLNGKATSDSLLLESHSQSASKEDLISVKEFVYRQSDILRGRGGLINTSSGSAAGAGMVAVAAAAAAASAASGKTFTTPDLPNLEVWSSSSRHILSGVLCAKGGCLDEFEIIKRKPRPRNTVSSTVEGSSKSTNPFDVAVSWLQSGRGLNTKFSTLWCQRAIPAAKEIYLKDLPACYPTSQHEAHLDKALHAFRSMVKGPAVELFAKKLEEECTSIWKSERQLCDAVSLTGKPCMHQRHDVETSNSDLGAPPMPHSSGYSFLHACACGRSQQLCPDPFDFESSDASCFSDCDKLLPAVKLTEIEVAGPVQSSAWSLLRIGGSKYYESSKGLLQSGFCATEKFLLKWTIYLEKKKIPNGSTEGIVKQGSVIRAPKVEYIADAKKTDVRQAHHASQNGVEDQGTSLDILKADDKKISFGSGFPIFKMRKPFSEVVAGSAAGDSGFPPLQQRKLLAPGSEKGMKQSRSSSQTVEQVSAVIDHEISQKSQHVSSTQGPLDVNANNICRDGDPFLRIGSNVVPLFLNGGEMNISHSLKHAIVYVGFEHECPCGHRFLLNAEHLTEVGSAYSLSEESHISSMEPAGRNQAFHTKVSKNASWNQVHRSSNEILSAISNKERDVNKSNQMIPNSDMNSDGLIRTSIPLKQPNWTSIYSNAKPLNLIKDFGGDLQAISMDGDDLAFSMLNQNLPIYMMCPHCKHSRNNKDTPKVKFASGISQLKRIFLVTPAFPVILATCPVVQFETSCLPPSVPDREQKLQFSLGCEVILPPESFLTLKLPFVYGVQLEDGNKHPLNPFEQQPEMTAWITKGTVLQILSKGNNDEGYQTQ; encoded by the exons ATGCAGGTTTGTCATGTTATCATATATATTCAGGAGGGGTCACATTTTGGTACTGGGATTTTAAGGAATTTTCGTGTGCTGCAAGCAGCCAAGCATGCTATGGCTCCCTTTGTTAGATACCAGACTATGGGGCCTTTACCGTCTAGATCGCATCCTTCACCGTCCTCCCAACCTGTTTCGTCGGTGAACAATTCTTCACCTGGTAGAGGTGGTGGTAACTTGGGTCGCAATATGTCGGCCATATCTCTCATGTCAGGTTTAGGTTCTTATGCTTCTTTGTTTCCAGGACAGTGCATACCTGTTACACTGTTTGTATTCATCGATGATTTCTCCAGTTTGTCGAATTCCAGTGCAAATGGGGAGGAATCTTTGGATGGCTCTTCGCTTAACCAGTCTTCTAGTTTGAGTAGTGCAGCCAAAGAAAACTTGCCTGCTAAAGGTTCTGGTTCGGTAGTTGTGCTGGCACGCCCTGCAAGTCGATCTGAAGGTGGATTTAGGAAGAAACTACAGTTGTCTCTTGAAGCACAAATTCGCTTTCTGGTTAAGAAATGTCGGACATTATCAGGTTCTGAAATAACTCATTCGGGTGTGAGAACTGGGGGTACCTCAACTTCTGCACCTTTGTTTTCACTTGATGCATCAAGGACAGTTGTCTTGTTGGATCGGTCTTCAAATCAAAGAGGTGTGTCTCTTGAGTTTGCCAGTGGACTTATTGATGATGTCTTAAATGGGAAAGCAACTTCAGATTCCCTTTTGCTTGAAAGCCACAGTCAAAGTGCGAGCAAAGAAGATTTAATATCAGTTAAGGAGTTTGTTTACAGGCAATCTGATATTTTGAGAGGGAGAGGGGGGCTAATTAATACCAGCAGTGGCTCAGCTGCAGGTGCTGGTATGGTTGCTGTAGCAGCAGCTGCAGCTGCTGCCTCAGCTGCATCTGGGAAAACATTTACTACTCCTGATCTTCCTAATCTTGAAGTTTGGTCATCTTCTAGTCGTCATATCTTGAGTGGAGTTCTCTGTGCAAAAGGTGGTTGTTTGGatgaatttgaaattatcaaAAGAAAACCTCGTCCAAGGAATACTGTTTCATCAACAGTGGAAGGATCTTCAAAGAGTACAAATCCTTTTGATGTTGCAGTATCTTGGTTACAAAGTGGTAGAGGGTTGAACACTAAATTCTCAACTTTGTGGTGCCAAAGAGCCATTCCAGCCGCAAAGGAGATTTATTTGAAAGATTTGCCTGCTTGTTATCCTACTTCACAACATGAAGCCCATTTAGATAAGGCTTTGCATGCATTTCGCTCAATGGTAAAAGGACCAGCAGTGGAACTATTTGCAAAAAAGTTGGAAGAGGAATGCACTTCCATATGGAAATCAGAAAGGCAACTATGTGATGCTGTTAGTTTGACAGGAAAACCATGCATGCACCAAAGGCATGATGTTGAAACCAGTAATTCAGACTTGGGAGCCCCGCCCATGCCACATTCAAGTGGCTATTCTTTCCTTCATGCTTGTGCTTGTGGTCGTTCCCAGCAGTTATGTCCTGATCCCTTTGATTTTGAATCATCTGATGCTAGTTGCTTCTCTGACTGTGATAAGCTACTTCCTGCAGTCAAATTAACAGAAATAGAAGTTGCAGGACCTGTTCAATCTTCTGCTTGGAGTTTGCTTCGTATTGGGGGTTCAAAATACTATGAATCTTCTAAAGGCCTACTTCAAAGTGGATTTTGTGCCACTGAGAAATTTCTTTTGAAATGGACTATATAcctagagaaaaagaaaataccaAATGGTTCTACAGAGGGTATAGTGAAGCAAGGTTCTGTAATTAGGGCACCGAAGGTTGAATATATTGCAGATGCaaagaaaactgatgttagaCAAGCCCACCATGCTTCGCAGAATGGAGTGGAAGACCAAGGAACATCTTTAGATATATTGAAGGCTGATGATAAAAAGATAAGTTTTGGATCAGGTTTCCCTATTTTCAAAATGAGAAAACCTTTTTCTGAGGTTGTTGCTGGATCAGCGGCTGGTGATTCAGGATTCCCTCCTCTTCAACAAAGGAAATTGCTTGCACCAGGTTCAGAAAAGGGTATGAAACAAAGCAGGTCAAGTAGTCAGACTGTTGAACAGGTTAGTGCAGTCATTGATCATGAAATATCTCAAAAATCTCAACATGTATCATCTACTCAGGGACCTCTTGATGTTAATGCCAATAATATCTGTAGGGATGGTGATCCTTTTTTGAGGATTGGTAGCAATGTAGTACCTCTATTCTTGAATGGTGGTGAAATGAACATATCACATTCTTTAAAGCATGCTATAGTATATGTTGGATTTGAGCATGAATGCCCCTGTGGACACCGTTTTCTGTTGAATGCAGAACATCTCACCGAAGTTGGATCTGCATACTCATTATCTGAAGAATCTCATATATCTTCTATGGAGCCTGCTGGCAGAAATCAGGCATTTCATACTAAAGTAAGCAAGAATGCTTCCTGGAACCAAGTTCATCGAAGCTCAAATGAAATTCTTTCTGCAATCTCAAATAAGGAAAGAGATGTGAACAAATCTAATCAAATGATTCCTAATAGTGATATGAATTCAGATGGTTTAATACGTACTTCCATTCCACTAAAGCAACCTAATTGGACATCAATATATTCAAATGCAAAACCCCTGAATCTTATAAAAGATTTTGGAGGGGACCTTCAAGCTATTAGCATGGATGGTGATGATCTTGCATTCTCCATGCTGAATCAAAACTTGCCTATCTACATGATGTGTCCTCACTGCAAGCATTCTAGGAATAATAAGGATACACCAAAGGTTAAATTTGCCAGTGGGATCTCACAACTTAAAAGGATTTTTCTG GTGACACCTGCATTTCCAGTGATACTAGCAACATGCCCTGTTGTACAATTTGAG ACGTCATGCTTGCCTCCCTCAGTTCCAGATCGTGAACAAAAATTGCAGTTTAGCCTTGGATGTGAAGTGATCTTGCCACCAGAGAGCTTCCTTACACTTAAATTACCATTTGTGTATGGCGTGCAGCTTGAAGATGGAAACAAGCATCCTCTTAACCCCTTTGAACAGCAGCCTGAAATGACTGCCTGGATTACCAAGGGCACAGTACTTCAGATCTTGTCCAAGGGAAACAATGATGAGGGATATCAAACACAGTAA
- the LOC114379368 gene encoding uncharacterized protein LOC114379368 isoform X1, with translation MEPRNPSPSPSPVRVLIRPPSSSSSSPSSSSDHPSPAPAPSLPRSSDGVVVVGFIARRHDDSAQLLNRVIDSNVFASGNLDTPLLVDDEEAREWFERRRISYFHDHDKGILFLQFSSTRCPVNHAAAAPSGFDSAVEEHEFGDLQGMLFMFSVCHVIIYIQEGSHFGTGILRNFRVLQAAKHAMAPFVRYQTMGPLPSRSHPSPSSQPVSSVNNSSPGRGGGNLGRNMSAISLMSGLGSYASLFPGQCIPVTLFVFIDDFSSLSNSSANGEESLDGSSLNQSSSLSSAAKENLPAKGSGSVVVLARPASRSEGGFRKKLQLSLEAQIRFLVKKCRTLSGSEITHSGVRTGGTSTSAPLFSLDASRTVVLLDRSSNQRGVSLEFASGLIDDVLNGKATSDSLLLESHSQSASKEDLISVKEFVYRQSDILRGRGGLINTSSGSAAGAGMVAVAAAAAAASAASGKTFTTPDLPNLEVWSSSSRHILSGVLCAKGGCLDEFEIIKRKPRPRNTVSSTVEGSSKSTNPFDVAVSWLQSGRGLNTKFSTLWCQRAIPAAKEIYLKDLPACYPTSQHEAHLDKALHAFRSMVKGPAVELFAKKLEEECTSIWKSERQLCDAVSLTGKPCMHQRHDVETSNSDLGAPPMPHSSGYSFLHACACGRSQQLCPDPFDFESSDASCFSDCDKLLPAVKLTEIEVAGPVQSSAWSLLRIGGSKYYESSKGLLQSGFCATEKFLLKWTIYLEKKKIPNGSTEGIVKQGSVIRAPKVEYIADAKKTDVRQAHHASQNGVEDQGTSLDILKADDKKISFGSGFPIFKMRKPFSEVVAGSAAGDSGFPPLQQRKLLAPGSEKGMKQSRSSSQTVEQVSAVIDHEISQKSQHVSSTQGPLDVNANNICRDGDPFLRIGSNVVPLFLNGGEMNISHSLKHAIVYVGFEHECPCGHRFLLNAEHLTEVGSAYSLSEESHISSMEPAGRNQAFHTKVSKNASWNQVHRSSNEILSAISNKERDVNKSNQMIPNSDMNSDGLIRTSIPLKQPNWTSIYSNAKPLNLIKDFGGDLQAISMDGDDLAFSMLNQNLPIYMMCPHCKHSRNNKDTPKVKFASGISQLKRIFLVTPAFPVILATCPVVQFETSCLPPSVPDREQKLQFSLGCEVILPPESFLTLKLPFVYGVQLEDGNKHPLNPFEQQPEMTAWITKGTVLQILSKGNNDEGYQTQ, from the exons ATGGAGCCACGAAACCCTTCTCCGTCGCCGTCACCGGTTCGAGTCCTCATTCGCCCTCCGTCGTCTTCGTCTTCGTCTCCGTCCTCCTCCTCCGACCATCCCTCTCCGGCACCGGCGCCGTCGCTCCCTCGCTCCTCCGACGGCGTGGTGGTCGTCGGCTTCATCGCACGGCGGCACGATGATTCCGCGCAGCTCCTCAACCGCGTCATCGACTCCAACGTCTTCGCCTCCGGCAACCTCGACACGCCGCTGCTCGTCGACGATGAGGAGGCGAGGGAGTGGTTCGAGCGGAGGAGAATCAGCTACTTTCACGACCACGACAAGGGGATTTTGTTCCTTCAGTTCTCTTCCACTCGCTGTCCGGTGAATCACGCCGCCGCCGCGCCGTCGGGATTCGATTCCGCCGTCGAAGAGCACGAGTTCGGCGACCTCCAGGGAATGCTTTTCATGTtctct GTTTGTCATGTTATCATATATATTCAGGAGGGGTCACATTTTGGTACTGGGATTTTAAGGAATTTTCGTGTGCTGCAAGCAGCCAAGCATGCTATGGCTCCCTTTGTTAGATACCAGACTATGGGGCCTTTACCGTCTAGATCGCATCCTTCACCGTCCTCCCAACCTGTTTCGTCGGTGAACAATTCTTCACCTGGTAGAGGTGGTGGTAACTTGGGTCGCAATATGTCGGCCATATCTCTCATGTCAGGTTTAGGTTCTTATGCTTCTTTGTTTCCAGGACAGTGCATACCTGTTACACTGTTTGTATTCATCGATGATTTCTCCAGTTTGTCGAATTCCAGTGCAAATGGGGAGGAATCTTTGGATGGCTCTTCGCTTAACCAGTCTTCTAGTTTGAGTAGTGCAGCCAAAGAAAACTTGCCTGCTAAAGGTTCTGGTTCGGTAGTTGTGCTGGCACGCCCTGCAAGTCGATCTGAAGGTGGATTTAGGAAGAAACTACAGTTGTCTCTTGAAGCACAAATTCGCTTTCTGGTTAAGAAATGTCGGACATTATCAGGTTCTGAAATAACTCATTCGGGTGTGAGAACTGGGGGTACCTCAACTTCTGCACCTTTGTTTTCACTTGATGCATCAAGGACAGTTGTCTTGTTGGATCGGTCTTCAAATCAAAGAGGTGTGTCTCTTGAGTTTGCCAGTGGACTTATTGATGATGTCTTAAATGGGAAAGCAACTTCAGATTCCCTTTTGCTTGAAAGCCACAGTCAAAGTGCGAGCAAAGAAGATTTAATATCAGTTAAGGAGTTTGTTTACAGGCAATCTGATATTTTGAGAGGGAGAGGGGGGCTAATTAATACCAGCAGTGGCTCAGCTGCAGGTGCTGGTATGGTTGCTGTAGCAGCAGCTGCAGCTGCTGCCTCAGCTGCATCTGGGAAAACATTTACTACTCCTGATCTTCCTAATCTTGAAGTTTGGTCATCTTCTAGTCGTCATATCTTGAGTGGAGTTCTCTGTGCAAAAGGTGGTTGTTTGGatgaatttgaaattatcaaAAGAAAACCTCGTCCAAGGAATACTGTTTCATCAACAGTGGAAGGATCTTCAAAGAGTACAAATCCTTTTGATGTTGCAGTATCTTGGTTACAAAGTGGTAGAGGGTTGAACACTAAATTCTCAACTTTGTGGTGCCAAAGAGCCATTCCAGCCGCAAAGGAGATTTATTTGAAAGATTTGCCTGCTTGTTATCCTACTTCACAACATGAAGCCCATTTAGATAAGGCTTTGCATGCATTTCGCTCAATGGTAAAAGGACCAGCAGTGGAACTATTTGCAAAAAAGTTGGAAGAGGAATGCACTTCCATATGGAAATCAGAAAGGCAACTATGTGATGCTGTTAGTTTGACAGGAAAACCATGCATGCACCAAAGGCATGATGTTGAAACCAGTAATTCAGACTTGGGAGCCCCGCCCATGCCACATTCAAGTGGCTATTCTTTCCTTCATGCTTGTGCTTGTGGTCGTTCCCAGCAGTTATGTCCTGATCCCTTTGATTTTGAATCATCTGATGCTAGTTGCTTCTCTGACTGTGATAAGCTACTTCCTGCAGTCAAATTAACAGAAATAGAAGTTGCAGGACCTGTTCAATCTTCTGCTTGGAGTTTGCTTCGTATTGGGGGTTCAAAATACTATGAATCTTCTAAAGGCCTACTTCAAAGTGGATTTTGTGCCACTGAGAAATTTCTTTTGAAATGGACTATATAcctagagaaaaagaaaataccaAATGGTTCTACAGAGGGTATAGTGAAGCAAGGTTCTGTAATTAGGGCACCGAAGGTTGAATATATTGCAGATGCaaagaaaactgatgttagaCAAGCCCACCATGCTTCGCAGAATGGAGTGGAAGACCAAGGAACATCTTTAGATATATTGAAGGCTGATGATAAAAAGATAAGTTTTGGATCAGGTTTCCCTATTTTCAAAATGAGAAAACCTTTTTCTGAGGTTGTTGCTGGATCAGCGGCTGGTGATTCAGGATTCCCTCCTCTTCAACAAAGGAAATTGCTTGCACCAGGTTCAGAAAAGGGTATGAAACAAAGCAGGTCAAGTAGTCAGACTGTTGAACAGGTTAGTGCAGTCATTGATCATGAAATATCTCAAAAATCTCAACATGTATCATCTACTCAGGGACCTCTTGATGTTAATGCCAATAATATCTGTAGGGATGGTGATCCTTTTTTGAGGATTGGTAGCAATGTAGTACCTCTATTCTTGAATGGTGGTGAAATGAACATATCACATTCTTTAAAGCATGCTATAGTATATGTTGGATTTGAGCATGAATGCCCCTGTGGACACCGTTTTCTGTTGAATGCAGAACATCTCACCGAAGTTGGATCTGCATACTCATTATCTGAAGAATCTCATATATCTTCTATGGAGCCTGCTGGCAGAAATCAGGCATTTCATACTAAAGTAAGCAAGAATGCTTCCTGGAACCAAGTTCATCGAAGCTCAAATGAAATTCTTTCTGCAATCTCAAATAAGGAAAGAGATGTGAACAAATCTAATCAAATGATTCCTAATAGTGATATGAATTCAGATGGTTTAATACGTACTTCCATTCCACTAAAGCAACCTAATTGGACATCAATATATTCAAATGCAAAACCCCTGAATCTTATAAAAGATTTTGGAGGGGACCTTCAAGCTATTAGCATGGATGGTGATGATCTTGCATTCTCCATGCTGAATCAAAACTTGCCTATCTACATGATGTGTCCTCACTGCAAGCATTCTAGGAATAATAAGGATACACCAAAGGTTAAATTTGCCAGTGGGATCTCACAACTTAAAAGGATTTTTCTG GTGACACCTGCATTTCCAGTGATACTAGCAACATGCCCTGTTGTACAATTTGAG ACGTCATGCTTGCCTCCCTCAGTTCCAGATCGTGAACAAAAATTGCAGTTTAGCCTTGGATGTGAAGTGATCTTGCCACCAGAGAGCTTCCTTACACTTAAATTACCATTTGTGTATGGCGTGCAGCTTGAAGATGGAAACAAGCATCCTCTTAACCCCTTTGAACAGCAGCCTGAAATGACTGCCTGGATTACCAAGGGCACAGTACTTCAGATCTTGTCCAAGGGAAACAATGATGAGGGATATCAAACACAGTAA
- the LOC114379368 gene encoding uncharacterized protein LOC114379368 isoform X3 translates to MEPRNPSPSPSPVRVLIRPPSSSSSSPSSSSDHPSPAPAPSLPRSSDGVVVVGFIARRHDDSAQLLNRVIDSNVFASGNLDTPLLVDDEEAREWFERRRISYFHDHDKGILFLQFSSTRCPVNHAAAAPSGFDSAVEEHEFGDLQGMLFMFSVCHVIIYIQEGSHFGTGILRNFRVLQAAKHAMAPFVRYQTMGPLPSRSHPSPSSQPVSSVNNSSPGRGGGNLGRNMSAISLMSGLGSYASLFPGQCIPVTLFVFIDDFSSLSNSSANGEESLDGSSLNQSSSLSSAAKENLPAKGSGSVVVLARPASRSEGGFRKKLQLSLEAQIRFLVKKCRTLSGSEITHSGVRTGGTSTSAPLFSLDASRTVVLLDRSSNQRGVSLEFASGLIDDVLNGKATSDSLLLESHSQSASKEDLISVKEFVYRQSDILRGRGGLINTSSGSAAGAGMVAVAAAAAAASAASGKTFTTPDLPNLEVWSSSSRHILSGVLCAKGGCLDEFEIIKRKPRPRNTVSSTVEGSSKSTNPFDVAVSWLQSGRGLNTKFSTLWCQRAIPAAKEIYLKDLPACYPTSQHEAHLDKALHAFRSMVKGPAVELFAKKLEEECTSIWKSERQLCDAVSLTGKPCMHQRHDVETSNSDLGAPPMPHSSGYSFLHACACGRSQQLCPDPFDFESSDASCFSDCDKLLPAVKLTEIEVAGPVQSSAWSLLRIGGSKYYESSKGLLQSGFCATEKFLLKWTIYLEKKKIPNGSTEGIVKQGSVIRAPKVEYIADAKKTDVRQAHHASQNGVEDQGTSLDILKADDKKISFGSGFPIFKMRKPFSEVVAGSAAGDSGFPPLQQRKLLAPGSEKGMKQSRSSSQTVEQNISPKLDLHTHYLKNLIYLLWSLLAEIRHFILK, encoded by the exons ATGGAGCCACGAAACCCTTCTCCGTCGCCGTCACCGGTTCGAGTCCTCATTCGCCCTCCGTCGTCTTCGTCTTCGTCTCCGTCCTCCTCCTCCGACCATCCCTCTCCGGCACCGGCGCCGTCGCTCCCTCGCTCCTCCGACGGCGTGGTGGTCGTCGGCTTCATCGCACGGCGGCACGATGATTCCGCGCAGCTCCTCAACCGCGTCATCGACTCCAACGTCTTCGCCTCCGGCAACCTCGACACGCCGCTGCTCGTCGACGATGAGGAGGCGAGGGAGTGGTTCGAGCGGAGGAGAATCAGCTACTTTCACGACCACGACAAGGGGATTTTGTTCCTTCAGTTCTCTTCCACTCGCTGTCCGGTGAATCACGCCGCCGCCGCGCCGTCGGGATTCGATTCCGCCGTCGAAGAGCACGAGTTCGGCGACCTCCAGGGAATGCTTTTCATGTtctct GTTTGTCATGTTATCATATATATTCAGGAGGGGTCACATTTTGGTACTGGGATTTTAAGGAATTTTCGTGTGCTGCAAGCAGCCAAGCATGCTATGGCTCCCTTTGTTAGATACCAGACTATGGGGCCTTTACCGTCTAGATCGCATCCTTCACCGTCCTCCCAACCTGTTTCGTCGGTGAACAATTCTTCACCTGGTAGAGGTGGTGGTAACTTGGGTCGCAATATGTCGGCCATATCTCTCATGTCAGGTTTAGGTTCTTATGCTTCTTTGTTTCCAGGACAGTGCATACCTGTTACACTGTTTGTATTCATCGATGATTTCTCCAGTTTGTCGAATTCCAGTGCAAATGGGGAGGAATCTTTGGATGGCTCTTCGCTTAACCAGTCTTCTAGTTTGAGTAGTGCAGCCAAAGAAAACTTGCCTGCTAAAGGTTCTGGTTCGGTAGTTGTGCTGGCACGCCCTGCAAGTCGATCTGAAGGTGGATTTAGGAAGAAACTACAGTTGTCTCTTGAAGCACAAATTCGCTTTCTGGTTAAGAAATGTCGGACATTATCAGGTTCTGAAATAACTCATTCGGGTGTGAGAACTGGGGGTACCTCAACTTCTGCACCTTTGTTTTCACTTGATGCATCAAGGACAGTTGTCTTGTTGGATCGGTCTTCAAATCAAAGAGGTGTGTCTCTTGAGTTTGCCAGTGGACTTATTGATGATGTCTTAAATGGGAAAGCAACTTCAGATTCCCTTTTGCTTGAAAGCCACAGTCAAAGTGCGAGCAAAGAAGATTTAATATCAGTTAAGGAGTTTGTTTACAGGCAATCTGATATTTTGAGAGGGAGAGGGGGGCTAATTAATACCAGCAGTGGCTCAGCTGCAGGTGCTGGTATGGTTGCTGTAGCAGCAGCTGCAGCTGCTGCCTCAGCTGCATCTGGGAAAACATTTACTACTCCTGATCTTCCTAATCTTGAAGTTTGGTCATCTTCTAGTCGTCATATCTTGAGTGGAGTTCTCTGTGCAAAAGGTGGTTGTTTGGatgaatttgaaattatcaaAAGAAAACCTCGTCCAAGGAATACTGTTTCATCAACAGTGGAAGGATCTTCAAAGAGTACAAATCCTTTTGATGTTGCAGTATCTTGGTTACAAAGTGGTAGAGGGTTGAACACTAAATTCTCAACTTTGTGGTGCCAAAGAGCCATTCCAGCCGCAAAGGAGATTTATTTGAAAGATTTGCCTGCTTGTTATCCTACTTCACAACATGAAGCCCATTTAGATAAGGCTTTGCATGCATTTCGCTCAATGGTAAAAGGACCAGCAGTGGAACTATTTGCAAAAAAGTTGGAAGAGGAATGCACTTCCATATGGAAATCAGAAAGGCAACTATGTGATGCTGTTAGTTTGACAGGAAAACCATGCATGCACCAAAGGCATGATGTTGAAACCAGTAATTCAGACTTGGGAGCCCCGCCCATGCCACATTCAAGTGGCTATTCTTTCCTTCATGCTTGTGCTTGTGGTCGTTCCCAGCAGTTATGTCCTGATCCCTTTGATTTTGAATCATCTGATGCTAGTTGCTTCTCTGACTGTGATAAGCTACTTCCTGCAGTCAAATTAACAGAAATAGAAGTTGCAGGACCTGTTCAATCTTCTGCTTGGAGTTTGCTTCGTATTGGGGGTTCAAAATACTATGAATCTTCTAAAGGCCTACTTCAAAGTGGATTTTGTGCCACTGAGAAATTTCTTTTGAAATGGACTATATAcctagagaaaaagaaaataccaAATGGTTCTACAGAGGGTATAGTGAAGCAAGGTTCTGTAATTAGGGCACCGAAGGTTGAATATATTGCAGATGCaaagaaaactgatgttagaCAAGCCCACCATGCTTCGCAGAATGGAGTGGAAGACCAAGGAACATCTTTAGATATATTGAAGGCTGATGATAAAAAGATAAGTTTTGGATCAGGTTTCCCTATTTTCAAAATGAGAAAACCTTTTTCTGAGGTTGTTGCTGGATCAGCGGCTGGTGATTCAGGATTCCCTCCTCTTCAACAAAGGAAATTGCTTGCACCAGGTTCAGAAAAGGGTATGAAACAAAGCAGGTCAAGTAGTCAGACTGTTGAACAG AACATCTCACCGAAGTTGGATCTGCATACTCATTATCTGAAGAATCTCATATATCTTCTATGGAGCCTGCTGGCAGAAATCAGGCATTTCATACTAAAGTAA